The sequence TCCCTGCTCCATCGGCGCCGGCTGCACGTCGTAGTGCGCGTAGAGCAGCACCGTCGGCGCGCCTTCGGGTCCGGGGATGTCGCCCCAGACGGCCGGGTAGCCGCCACCCTCGAGGTCGAGTTCGGCCGCATTGGCGAGCCCGGCGTCCTTCATGATGCGGATCACTTCCGCGCGAGCAGCGTGCACCGGCTCGGCAGGGAAACCGGGAAACGCGCAGGATGCGTGACCAACGAGCTTGCCGAGGTCATCGATGACGGTGGGCATCGCGGCGCGAACAGAGGCGCGGATCTCATCGGCGGGCATGGGATGCTCCTAACGGACGGTTGATGGCTAGAGCACGACAGACTGGATGAGCAGCCCCACTCCGACGGCCACGACCGTCGTCACGAGCAGCGGGATCATGAACGAGTGGTTCAGGACGTACTTGCCGATCTTGGTCGAGCCGGTGAGGTCGGTCTCGACGCACGCGAGCTGCGACCCGTTGGCCGGCAGGAAGTACACGCCGCACAACGCCGACCACATCGCGACGATCGCTCCCACACCCAGACCCGGCAGCGCCAGCCCGATGGGCACGATGGTGTTGGTGGTCGCCGACTGGCTCGTTGTAAGCGCGGCCATGATGAAGACCGCCAGCGCGAACGCGAGCGGCACCACCGCCACCGCACTGCCAAGTGCCGCGACGATCTGCGTCTGGTAGGCGTTGATGAACGTGTTGGCAAGCCACGCGATACCGAACAGCGCCACGATTGCAGTCACACCCGCCGAGAACACCGGCTGCTTGAAGATCGCGCTGACCTTCGTCTTACACAGCAGCAGGATGAGCAGTGCGACCGTGAACATCGTCAGCTGAATCGCGACGGTCATGTCGATGGGGACAAGCGCACCGTCGGCGCCGGTGGGCAGCATCGGCTTGAGCGCCGGGATACCGCCGATGAGGATCACGAACGCTACGCCTGCCAGGAAGATGAAGGCCGAGTTGCGCGCGCTGGCCGGCAGCGGCTCTTCAGCGACTGCCGCGCCGTCGGCGCCGGTCGCAACCATGTGGGGCGGCTTCACGAGGCCGTCGGCCAGACGCTGCTGGTAGACGGGGTCGTTGGCGAGGTC comes from Coriobacteriia bacterium and encodes:
- a CDS encoding anaerobic C4-dicarboxylate transporter; translation: MFLLQLLVVIGAIFMGVRMGGMGLGIWGAVGVAVLVFGFRLAPGSTPGSAMLIILAVITAASAMQAAGGIDWMVRIAAKIIRKNPKYITIIAPVVSYAFVVGAGTSNIFFPLIPVIYEVSYENGIRPERPLALSTVATGFGITSSPVSAAMAAMLALVGPEGMTLNQILMITIPASLVAIVVGSLVSMRLGKDLANDPVYQQRLADGLVKPPHMVATGADGAAVAEEPLPASARNSAFIFLAGVAFVILIGGIPALKPMLPTGADGALVPIDMTVAIQLTMFTVALLILLLCKTKVSAIFKQPVFSAGVTAIVALFGIAWLANTFINAYQTQIVAALGSAVAVVPLAFALAVFIMAALTTSQSATTNTIVPIGLALPGLGVGAIVAMWSALCGVYFLPANGSQLACVETDLTGSTKIGKYVLNHSFMIPLLVTTVVAVGVGLLIQSVVL